In a genomic window of Nocardia fluminea:
- a CDS encoding DUF6875 domain-containing protein has product MTALRSTTGRRTAATWWCVYDDPGRWSTEHPRTAPLIDWFADTLMRPDPAQGRPGPVCPFVKPAAAHHTLWIAELADTGSITEAIDDAFDLYRTLDHTPAVLTVFPGLDDTTRIDAAHAARKDDIVRAGAMLGQFYPGCPVAGLWNRDYRPLHAPLPMLVIRPMMNTDFPFLAGKPEWLSAYLARHAPGLPRKLRATIADRMHVPDAGPASITELRAHLPDEHAQ; this is encoded by the coding sequence ATGACCGCCCTGCGCTCGACGACCGGCCGCCGCACCGCCGCTACCTGGTGGTGCGTCTACGACGACCCCGGCCGCTGGTCGACCGAACACCCTCGTACGGCGCCGTTGATCGACTGGTTCGCCGACACCCTGATGCGACCCGATCCCGCCCAGGGGCGGCCCGGCCCGGTCTGCCCCTTCGTCAAACCCGCTGCCGCGCACCACACCCTGTGGATCGCCGAGCTTGCCGATACCGGATCGATCACCGAGGCGATCGACGATGCCTTCGACCTCTACCGCACCCTCGACCACACACCGGCCGTCCTCACAGTCTTTCCCGGTCTCGACGACACCACCCGCATCGACGCCGCCCACGCCGCGCGCAAGGACGACATCGTCCGCGCGGGCGCTATGCTCGGCCAGTTCTATCCCGGCTGCCCGGTCGCGGGCCTGTGGAATCGCGACTACCGCCCGCTGCACGCCCCACTGCCGATGCTGGTGATCCGCCCGATGATGAACACCGACTTCCCGTTCCTGGCCGGCAAACCGGAGTGGCTCTCGGCGTATCTCGCCCGGCACGCGCCGGGACTCCCGCGCAAGCTCCGCGCCACGATTGCGGACCGGATGCACGTCCCCGACGCGGGACCCGCCTCGATCACCGAACTGCGCGCGCATCTTCCGGATGAACACGCACAATAA
- a CDS encoding alpha/beta hydrolase, translating into MRRLVCCLLVLLGCGIVVSPTASAESGILDVRPLGGRQFEVVVYSAAMNRPITLWMSHPGSGAPALYLLNAVDGGEGGGPWMRRTDVVDFFAGKPVNVIVPIGGRASMYTDWQRDDGVLGRNKWSTFLTNELPPLLNDRFGMTGANAIAGLSMSATSALNLAIAAPGLYRAVGAFSGCTQTSNPLAETLVRSQLATFGADATNMWGLPGDPAWAANDPTLHADRLRGTAIYLSSGNGAPGPHEAFNDPSISGNVGVLLDRLLVGGTMEAVVGSCSSPLAGRLAQLGIPADVRFRAAGTHAWPYWQDDVHDSWPMIAAALGI; encoded by the coding sequence ATGCGTCGGCTTGTGTGCTGTCTGCTCGTCCTGCTCGGCTGTGGAATCGTCGTCTCGCCAACGGCATCGGCGGAATCGGGGATCCTCGATGTTCGCCCGCTGGGGGGCAGGCAATTCGAGGTGGTCGTGTATTCCGCGGCGATGAACCGCCCGATCACCCTCTGGATGTCGCATCCCGGGTCCGGCGCGCCCGCGCTGTATCTGCTCAACGCGGTCGACGGTGGCGAAGGCGGCGGGCCGTGGATGCGGCGCACCGACGTGGTCGACTTCTTCGCCGGCAAACCGGTGAACGTGATCGTCCCGATCGGCGGTCGCGCCAGCATGTACACCGACTGGCAGCGCGACGACGGCGTGCTCGGCCGCAACAAGTGGTCCACCTTCCTGACGAACGAACTGCCCCCGCTGCTCAACGATCGCTTCGGTATGACCGGCGCCAATGCCATCGCGGGCCTGTCGATGTCGGCTACTTCGGCCTTGAATCTGGCGATCGCGGCGCCCGGCCTGTATCGCGCGGTCGGCGCCTTCAGCGGGTGCACGCAGACCAGTAATCCGCTCGCGGAGACCTTGGTCCGGTCTCAGCTGGCCACGTTCGGCGCCGACGCGACCAACATGTGGGGCCTGCCCGGCGACCCGGCGTGGGCGGCCAACGACCCCACCCTGCACGCCGATCGCCTGCGCGGCACCGCCATCTACCTGTCCTCGGGTAACGGAGCCCCCGGCCCGCACGAGGCCTTCAACGATCCGAGTATCTCGGGCAACGTCGGCGTCCTGCTCGACCGCTTGCTGGTCGGCGGCACGATGGAAGCCGTGGTCGGCAGCTGCTCCAGCCCGCTCGCGGGTCGCCTGGCCCAGCTCGGCATCCCGGCCGACGTCCGCTTCCGCGCCGCGGGCACCCATGCGTGGCCGTACTGGCAGGACGACGTCCACGATTCCTGGCCGATGATCGCCGCCGCACTCGGCATCTGA
- a CDS encoding TfoX/Sxy family protein, with amino-acid sequence MAYDEELAERIREIVYPRPDLDEKKMFGGLAFLIGGNMAVAASGKGGLLVRVAPAEGDALLDGSAVTPMVMGGRELHGWLRVAPETVEDDVALREWVERGVGFAQTLPRK; translated from the coding sequence ATGGCATACGACGAGGAACTCGCCGAGCGGATCCGGGAGATCGTCTACCCACGGCCCGATCTCGACGAGAAGAAGATGTTCGGTGGTCTCGCCTTCCTGATCGGCGGCAATATGGCTGTCGCCGCCAGTGGCAAGGGTGGGCTGCTGGTGCGGGTCGCCCCGGCCGAAGGTGACGCCCTGCTCGACGGTTCGGCCGTCACGCCGATGGTGATGGGCGGGCGTGAGCTGCACGGCTGGCTGCGCGTGGCTCCCGAGACGGTCGAGGACGACGTGGCACTGCGGGAATGGGTCGAGCGCGGGGTGGGATTCGCGCAGACCTTGCCGCGGAAATAG
- a CDS encoding VOC family protein has product MSVSTFLWFDTDAEAAAELYAATVPNSRVAEVTRQGDGSAFIVTLDLDGQAVTLMNGGPGHPHSDAASLQVVVDTQDEIDRLWDALTGGGGAPGPCG; this is encoded by the coding sequence ATGTCTGTCAGCACTTTCCTCTGGTTCGACACCGACGCCGAAGCGGCCGCCGAACTCTACGCGGCGACCGTCCCGAATTCGCGCGTCGCCGAGGTCACCCGCCAGGGCGACGGTTCGGCGTTCATCGTTACCCTCGACCTCGATGGCCAGGCCGTCACGCTGATGAACGGCGGTCCCGGCCACCCGCACAGCGATGCCGCTTCGCTGCAGGTGGTCGTGGATACCCAGGACGAGATCGACCGCCTCTGGGACGCGTTGACCGGCGGCGGCGGCGCCCCCGGCCCGTGTGGCTGA
- a CDS encoding Ig-like domain-containing protein: MKIYQARRAGFGLTAFTAVAAAAVLAAPQASALVQGIAVSGSTHYVDTAYTVTADVTATSFLFKVTFTDNGTQIGEPVSVADGKATITWTPKTTGAHEIKAVQELISSKTVTITVVPKPTTPGGGTSTGSADLGGLLSGSAG; encoded by the coding sequence ATGAAGATCTACCAGGCGCGGCGTGCCGGTTTCGGACTCACGGCCTTCACCGCGGTGGCCGCCGCCGCCGTGCTGGCGGCGCCCCAGGCATCCGCGCTCGTGCAGGGAATCGCGGTGAGCGGCAGCACGCACTACGTGGATACCGCCTACACCGTCACCGCCGATGTCACGGCCACCTCGTTCCTGTTCAAGGTGACCTTCACCGACAACGGCACCCAGATCGGCGAACCGGTCTCGGTGGCCGACGGCAAGGCCACCATCACCTGGACGCCGAAGACCACGGGCGCCCACGAGATCAAGGCGGTGCAGGAGCTCATCAGCTCGAAGACCGTGACGATCACCGTCGTCCCGAAGCCGACCACGCCCGGCGGTGGCACGAGCACCGGTTCCGCCGATCTGGGTGGGCTGCTGTCGGGCTCGGCCGGCTAG
- a CDS encoding LuxR C-terminal-related transcriptional regulator, giving the protein MASSSGSLDFHGGGSVIAVAGRSAGLPELSFAPVRCNEAFARLDRAQSAAGQTVLLCGPAGSGKTVVLVDWVRRRCSARVAWSTVAEQPGSDLLSDIARTLEPTPDIVPRGVLHTPMDRAVDLIAALADVEPTVLVIDDAHLLTDPLQLAGLEYLLTHLPAQVTAVIASRFDPPLRWHALDLAGRLTRIGAPELALSPDRVAQLLAQHGCRLDDAELAVVQNLTRGWAALVRIAAICLSANGTDRDTALAALARPSHAVADFLVAELLASLPAPTLEFLLATAVPEQFCLPMAEDLVGGDAARILDELLRANFPLHTVAHGGELWHTYHPLLRAYLLAEAAYTRPERLPDCHRRVAAWFTAAAMPGPALVHILAEPGAPGLVPFLRDWGVRMVLEGTGQTLLTGLENLSEHDTFVRLLRAAVAVEAGDIAAAEVYLEAAHVGPDSAAPVMPGEWVTALDRAVSAGVAVLVGDSSSMRWPLPPVTGQPDLDCYAALHCGVAEIYGGEIDSGAASVRHAIVHSEQVGLGRVAIRARTASAGAAGMAGRISELRALAVKAIDCAERYELAGSADAAPARVLAAYGAYQQGVDFERPLPGLPWIAADETVVPAPVRQVAIMTGVLMFADAADRSAAAVALAKQLHRLLDDSPTLHGTGDLVTDVLWLLLRVQARADAQQLIDHATSVLGRTPEMAVAEAGLALYAHRPAVVLTVLEPLLATPRFSSRSLVTAWLLVAVAADRLDRPRKVDDACEQALAQAASEQLTRPFLDVPEAAELLARIGARFGQYAALVDRVRAHRGATAGAPQLTDTELVVLRQLPSGMTAGNIATDLGVSVNTVKTHLRGIYQKLAVNARAEAIAQARALGLL; this is encoded by the coding sequence ATGGCTTCGTCGTCGGGTTCTCTGGATTTTCACGGTGGCGGCTCGGTGATAGCTGTGGCGGGCCGGTCGGCCGGTCTTCCCGAGCTGTCCTTCGCCCCGGTTCGGTGCAACGAGGCATTCGCGCGCTTGGACCGGGCGCAGTCCGCGGCTGGGCAGACGGTGCTGCTGTGCGGACCCGCGGGCAGCGGGAAGACGGTCGTGCTGGTCGACTGGGTGCGCCGCCGGTGCTCGGCGCGCGTCGCGTGGTCGACCGTCGCCGAACAGCCCGGATCCGATCTGCTGTCCGACATCGCCCGAACGCTCGAGCCCACTCCGGATATCGTGCCGCGCGGCGTGCTGCACACGCCGATGGACCGTGCCGTCGACCTCATCGCGGCGCTGGCCGACGTCGAGCCGACCGTGCTGGTGATCGACGACGCGCACCTGCTCACCGATCCGCTGCAGCTCGCCGGCCTCGAGTACTTGCTCACGCACCTGCCTGCTCAGGTCACCGCGGTGATCGCGAGCCGCTTCGACCCGCCGTTGCGCTGGCACGCCCTCGACCTGGCGGGCAGGCTCACCCGGATCGGCGCGCCCGAGCTGGCCCTCTCGCCGGATCGGGTCGCCCAGTTGCTCGCTCAGCACGGGTGCCGGCTCGACGACGCCGAACTCGCGGTGGTCCAGAACCTGACGCGTGGCTGGGCCGCGCTGGTGCGGATCGCGGCGATCTGTCTGTCGGCCAACGGAACCGACCGTGACACCGCCCTCGCCGCGCTGGCCCGTCCCTCGCACGCGGTCGCCGACTTCCTGGTCGCCGAACTGCTCGCCTCGTTGCCTGCCCCGACGCTCGAATTCTTGCTCGCCACAGCGGTTCCCGAGCAATTCTGCCTGCCGATGGCGGAGGATCTCGTCGGCGGCGACGCGGCCCGCATCCTCGACGAGCTGCTGCGCGCGAATTTCCCGCTGCACACCGTCGCCCACGGGGGCGAACTCTGGCACACCTATCACCCACTTCTGCGCGCCTATCTCCTCGCCGAGGCCGCGTACACCAGACCCGAGCGACTGCCCGACTGCCATCGCCGGGTGGCGGCGTGGTTCACCGCGGCCGCGATGCCGGGGCCCGCCCTCGTCCACATTCTGGCCGAGCCCGGCGCCCCCGGGCTGGTGCCCTTCCTGCGTGACTGGGGGGTGCGCATGGTCTTGGAGGGAACGGGCCAAACCCTGCTCACCGGCCTCGAAAACCTCTCGGAACACGACACTTTCGTTCGCCTGCTGCGCGCGGCCGTCGCGGTGGAGGCGGGGGATATCGCCGCCGCCGAGGTCTATCTCGAAGCCGCCCATGTGGGTCCCGACTCGGCCGCGCCGGTGATGCCCGGCGAATGGGTGACCGCGCTCGACCGCGCGGTGAGCGCGGGAGTCGCTGTCCTGGTGGGTGATTCGTCCTCGATGCGCTGGCCGCTACCGCCGGTCACCGGGCAGCCCGACCTCGACTGCTACGCCGCGCTGCACTGCGGCGTCGCCGAGATCTACGGCGGTGAGATCGACAGTGGCGCGGCGTCGGTGCGGCACGCGATCGTGCACTCCGAGCAGGTCGGACTGGGGCGCGTGGCGATCCGGGCCAGGACCGCGTCGGCCGGGGCGGCCGGGATGGCGGGCCGGATCAGCGAGTTGCGGGCACTGGCGGTCAAGGCGATCGACTGCGCCGAACGCTATGAACTGGCCGGATCGGCCGATGCCGCTCCGGCCAGGGTGCTCGCGGCCTATGGCGCGTATCAGCAGGGCGTGGATTTCGAGCGGCCGTTGCCGGGCCTGCCCTGGATCGCGGCCGACGAGACCGTGGTGCCCGCGCCGGTGCGTCAGGTGGCGATCATGACCGGCGTGCTGATGTTCGCCGACGCCGCCGACCGGTCGGCCGCCGCGGTCGCACTCGCCAAGCAACTGCACCGACTGCTCGACGATTCGCCGACACTGCACGGCACCGGTGATCTGGTCACCGACGTGTTGTGGCTGCTGCTGCGCGTGCAGGCCAGAGCCGACGCGCAGCAGTTGATCGACCACGCGACGAGCGTGCTCGGCCGGACCCCCGAGATGGCTGTCGCCGAAGCGGGACTGGCGCTCTACGCCCATCGCCCCGCCGTCGTGCTGACGGTGCTGGAACCGCTGCTCGCGACCCCGCGCTTCTCGTCGCGTTCGCTGGTCACGGCGTGGCTGCTGGTCGCGGTCGCCGCCGACCGCCTCGATCGTCCCCGCAAGGTCGACGACGCCTGTGAACAGGCGCTCGCGCAGGCGGCGAGCGAACAGCTGACGCGCCCGTTCCTCGACGTGCCGGAGGCCGCCGAACTGCTCGCCCGGATCGGCGCCCGCTTCGGCCAGTACGCGGCGCTGGTCGACCGGGTCCGCGCCCATCGCGGCGCCACCGCGGGCGCGCCGCAACTCACCGACACCGAACTGGTGGTGCTGCGCCAGCTTCCCTCCGGCATGACCGCGGGCAATATCGCCACCGACCTCGGCGTCTCGGTGAACACCGTCAAGACGCATCTGCGCGGCATCTACCAGAAGCTCGCCGTGAACGCGCGCGCCGAGGCGATCGCCCAGGCGCGCGCGCTCGGGCTGCTCTGA
- a CDS encoding TetR/AcrR family transcriptional regulator: protein MTTGPARRGSLREEQKRLTKARIVETARTLFETQGYSDVRVDDIAAAVGCSRATFYLHFTSKGEVLRAIAQEGTLASVRDFYADLDRVLTIGSREAFADWMTRAIDWFFTNKDMLPAWDEATALEPEFRAVAREGIMTLADTMPAYLARWPEHRRDEARLRIELLVAQLERFFTRWAMQGTIDVSAAQAAAVLTDVWFPALQAPD, encoded by the coding sequence ATGACGACCGGACCCGCCCGCCGTGGATCGCTACGCGAGGAACAGAAGCGCCTGACGAAGGCGCGGATCGTCGAGACCGCACGCACCCTGTTCGAGACCCAGGGCTACTCCGATGTCCGCGTCGACGACATCGCCGCCGCGGTGGGCTGCAGCCGGGCGACCTTCTACCTGCACTTCACGAGCAAGGGCGAGGTGCTGCGCGCCATCGCCCAGGAAGGCACCCTCGCCAGCGTCCGGGACTTCTACGCCGACCTCGACCGGGTGCTCACCATCGGTTCCCGGGAAGCGTTCGCGGACTGGATGACTCGCGCCATCGACTGGTTCTTCACCAACAAGGACATGCTCCCGGCCTGGGACGAGGCCACCGCACTCGAACCGGAATTCCGCGCCGTGGCACGCGAGGGCATCATGACCCTGGCCGACACCATGCCCGCCTATCTCGCCCGCTGGCCCGAGCACCGCCGCGACGAGGCCAGGTTGCGGATCGAACTGCTCGTCGCCCAGCTCGAGCGGTTCTTCACCCGCTGGGCGATGCAGGGCACCATCGACGTCTCCGCGGCCCAAGCCGCGGCGGTGCTCACCGATGTCTGGTTTCCGGCCCTCCAGGCGCCGGACTGA
- a CDS encoding flavin-containing monooxygenase translates to MDTPQLPKVCVIGAGPSGITAAKRLAENGIPFDCYEASDEVGGNWYFKNPNGMSACYQSLHIDTSKYRLQFEDFPAPADWPHFPHHSQLLQYFKDYVDHFGLRDRIRFNSLVTSAERDDAGLWRVTTAAGDTEVYDALIVCNGHHWNPRFPDYPGEFDGVLMHSHAYNDPFDPIDMRGKRVVVVGMGNSGLDIASELSQRFLASKLFVSARRGVWVLPKYVNGQVGDRSSMPAWIPDRIALKLKQRFVRKNRGEMSTYGLPTPDHEPFEAHPSASEEFLHRAGCGDVECKPAITRLDGGTVHFADGTSDQVDVIVCATGYHISFPFFTDAELVPDAANRFPLFQMMMKPGVDNLFYLGLAQPMPTLVNFAEQQSKLVVAYLTGRYHLPPRAQIDEVLGAQEAKRSGRYYDSPRHTIQTEFEPYVRSMTKEMERGAKRAAAAGHTLPVPARVTAEVAR, encoded by the coding sequence ATGGATACACCCCAATTACCCAAGGTATGCGTCATCGGCGCCGGACCTTCGGGTATCACCGCCGCCAAGAGGCTCGCCGAGAACGGAATCCCGTTCGACTGCTACGAGGCATCCGACGAGGTCGGTGGCAACTGGTACTTCAAGAATCCCAACGGCATGTCGGCCTGCTATCAGAGCCTGCACATCGATACCTCGAAGTACCGCCTGCAGTTCGAGGACTTCCCGGCGCCCGCGGATTGGCCGCACTTCCCGCACCACTCGCAGCTGCTGCAGTACTTCAAGGACTACGTCGACCACTTCGGCCTGCGGGACCGCATCCGGTTCAACAGCCTGGTCACCTCGGCCGAACGCGACGACGCGGGCCTGTGGCGGGTGACCACGGCGGCGGGTGACACCGAGGTCTACGACGCGCTGATCGTGTGCAACGGCCACCACTGGAATCCCCGATTCCCGGACTATCCCGGCGAATTCGACGGCGTGCTCATGCACAGCCACGCCTACAACGACCCGTTCGACCCGATCGACATGCGCGGCAAGCGCGTCGTCGTGGTCGGCATGGGCAACTCCGGGCTCGATATCGCCTCGGAACTGTCCCAGCGGTTCCTCGCCTCGAAGCTGTTCGTCTCCGCCCGGCGCGGCGTATGGGTCCTGCCCAAGTACGTCAACGGCCAAGTGGGAGATCGCTCTTCGATGCCCGCGTGGATTCCCGATCGGATCGCGCTCAAGCTCAAACAGCGTTTCGTGCGCAAGAACCGCGGCGAGATGTCGACCTACGGACTGCCGACGCCGGATCACGAGCCGTTCGAGGCGCATCCGTCGGCGAGCGAGGAATTCCTGCACCGGGCAGGCTGCGGTGACGTGGAGTGCAAGCCCGCCATCACCCGATTGGACGGCGGCACCGTGCATTTCGCCGACGGCACCAGTGACCAGGTCGACGTGATCGTCTGTGCGACCGGCTACCACATCAGCTTTCCGTTCTTCACCGACGCGGAGTTGGTCCCCGACGCGGCCAATCGGTTCCCGCTGTTCCAGATGATGATGAAGCCCGGCGTGGACAACCTGTTCTATCTCGGTCTGGCCCAGCCCATGCCGACACTGGTGAACTTCGCCGAACAGCAGAGCAAACTCGTGGTCGCCTACCTGACCGGCCGCTACCACCTGCCTCCGCGCGCGCAGATCGACGAGGTGCTCGGCGCGCAGGAGGCCAAACGCAGTGGGCGCTATTACGATTCGCCGCGCCACACCATCCAGACCGAATTCGAGCCGTACGTGCGCTCGATGACCAAGGAGATGGAGCGCGGCGCGAAACGTGCCGCCGCCGCGGGCCACACCCTGCCGGTGCCCGCCCGGGTGACAGCCGAGGTGGCGCGATGA
- a CDS encoding serine hydrolase domain-containing protein, whose protein sequence is MSTSSGFCRDEFAGVRAAFDEHLAAGAELGAALCVTVDGDPVLDLWGGFADPEQTRPWAADTLVNVFSVTKTMTALCALLLVDRGELDVDQRVAHYWPEFAANGKAGIEVRHLLSHTSGVSGWDKPIALSDIYDTDAAAARLATQAPWWEPGTASGYHAINYGHLVGELVRRITGRSLGTFFAEELAGPLGADFHIGTGPEYADRIATLVPPQMPDFDLSTLDQDSVLIKTLTSPWLEVSETATPAWRAAEIGGTNGHGNARSVARVQSLIANGGELSGRRFLSPATIDLIFREQADGIDLALLAPLRFGIGYGLPRPETFPHIPDGRVCWWAGYGGSMVVNDLDRRITFAYTMNRMATGLIGSDRCDSYLKATFDAVGDAR, encoded by the coding sequence ATGAGTACGTCCTCGGGCTTCTGCCGTGACGAATTCGCCGGTGTGCGCGCGGCCTTCGACGAACATCTCGCCGCCGGTGCCGAGTTGGGTGCCGCCCTGTGCGTCACCGTCGACGGTGATCCGGTGCTCGACCTGTGGGGTGGCTTCGCCGATCCCGAGCAGACCAGGCCGTGGGCGGCCGACACCCTGGTGAACGTTTTCTCGGTGACCAAGACGATGACGGCGCTGTGCGCGCTGTTGCTGGTCGACCGTGGTGAACTCGACGTCGACCAGCGGGTCGCCCACTACTGGCCGGAGTTCGCGGCGAACGGCAAGGCCGGCATCGAAGTGCGGCATCTGCTCTCGCACACCTCCGGTGTCTCGGGCTGGGACAAGCCGATCGCGCTGTCCGACATCTACGACACCGATGCCGCCGCCGCCCGGCTGGCGACGCAGGCGCCCTGGTGGGAGCCGGGCACCGCCTCGGGCTATCACGCCATCAACTACGGCCATCTCGTCGGCGAACTCGTGCGCCGCATCACCGGTCGGTCGCTCGGCACGTTCTTCGCCGAGGAACTGGCCGGGCCGCTCGGTGCCGATTTCCACATCGGTACCGGCCCCGAGTACGCCGACCGGATCGCCACCCTGGTCCCGCCGCAGATGCCGGACTTCGACCTGTCGACCCTCGACCAGGACAGCGTGCTGATCAAGACGCTCACCAGTCCCTGGCTGGAGGTCTCCGAAACCGCGACGCCGGCGTGGCGAGCGGCCGAGATCGGCGGCACCAACGGGCACGGCAACGCGCGCTCGGTGGCCCGCGTCCAGTCGCTGATCGCCAACGGTGGCGAGCTGAGCGGCAGGCGGTTCCTCTCGCCCGCGACGATCGACCTGATCTTCCGGGAGCAGGCCGACGGGATCGACCTGGCGCTCCTGGCTCCGCTGCGGTTCGGCATCGGCTACGGACTCCCACGTCCGGAGACGTTCCCGCACATCCCCGACGGGCGGGTCTGCTGGTGGGCCGGTTACGGCGGCTCGATGGTCGTCAACGACCTGGATCGCCGGATCACCTTCGCTTACACCATGAATCGCATGGCGACCGGGCTGATCGGCTCCGATCGGTGCGACAGCTACCTGAAGGCCACGTTCGACGCGGTAGGAGATGCCCGATGA
- a CDS encoding NAD(P)-dependent alcohol dehydrogenase — translation MRAMQLTGPGTLELRTVPVPELGPGDLLLRVGAAGICHSDSFVLSLPFPMSEKPLTLGHEIAGTIEAVGSAVDGRSAGERGIVYLCWSCGECRECLRGNENVCLAAGRTAMPPCPGLGPDGGMAEYVRIPARSFVPIAEELDFAHAAPLADAALTPMHAIRGAMDQLWPGATAVAIGIGGLGHVAVQLLKALTETTVIAVDVDADKLALATECGADIVLKADENTAATILELTGGRGAEAVFDFVGTDPTVKVAVESVAPNGAVRLVGLGGGATGIDAGPAGGPGLPWGATVRKSYGGNRSDLVDAVALAAAGKLRARVERFDLADARTAFDRLDSGAVRGRAVLIP, via the coding sequence ATGCGTGCGATGCAGTTGACGGGCCCCGGCACGCTCGAGTTGCGCACTGTACCCGTACCCGAGCTCGGCCCCGGCGATCTGTTGCTGCGGGTCGGCGCGGCCGGGATCTGCCATTCGGATTCGTTCGTGCTGAGCCTGCCGTTCCCGATGAGCGAGAAGCCCCTGACCTTGGGCCACGAGATCGCGGGCACCATCGAGGCGGTCGGTTCGGCGGTCGATGGTCGCAGCGCCGGCGAGCGAGGGATCGTGTACCTGTGCTGGTCGTGCGGCGAATGCCGGGAGTGCCTGCGCGGCAACGAGAACGTCTGCCTGGCCGCCGGGCGCACCGCGATGCCGCCGTGTCCCGGTCTGGGTCCCGACGGTGGCATGGCCGAGTACGTCCGCATTCCGGCGCGCTCGTTCGTGCCGATCGCCGAGGAACTGGACTTCGCCCACGCGGCGCCGCTCGCCGACGCGGCGCTGACGCCGATGCACGCCATTCGCGGCGCCATGGACCAGCTGTGGCCGGGGGCCACCGCGGTCGCCATCGGTATCGGCGGACTAGGCCACGTCGCGGTACAACTGTTGAAGGCCCTCACCGAGACCACGGTGATCGCGGTCGACGTGGACGCCGACAAGCTGGCCCTGGCCACCGAATGCGGCGCCGACATCGTGCTGAAGGCCGATGAGAACACCGCTGCCACCATCTTGGAGCTCACCGGTGGACGTGGCGCCGAGGCGGTGTTCGACTTCGTCGGTACCGATCCCACCGTCAAGGTCGCCGTCGAATCCGTGGCGCCCAACGGTGCGGTCCGGCTGGTCGGTCTCGGCGGCGGCGCTACCGGCATCGACGCCGGTCCGGCGGGCGGACCCGGTCTGCCTTGGGGTGCCACCGTGCGAAAGTCCTACGGCGGCAACAGGTCCGACCTCGTCGACGCGGTGGCCCTGGCCGCCGCGGGCAAGCTCCGCGCCCGGGTCGAGCGGTTCGACCTGGCCGATGCGCGCACCGCCTTCGACCGACTCGACTCCGGCGCGGTCCGCGGTCGCGCCGTCCTGATTCCCTGA